A window of the Pseudomonas furukawaii genome harbors these coding sequences:
- the gspJ gene encoding type II secretion system minor pseudopilin GspJ, whose amino-acid sequence MKRAAGFTLLELLIAIAIFALLALGTWRMLGAVLDSDEATREQERQLRELVRAMSAFERDVRQLSARPVRDAYGEARPALLGERLGDNDSLEFTRSGWRNPTGAQRSRLQRVRWQLSGERLERRYWTVLDQAQDSQPRIQAALDGVTGLRLRYLDDSGEWRDAWPPAALEENERLDRLPRALELTLAHRRYGDLRRVLRLVETPPPEQVEAGNGQQDAEQDTRDGDEEPVR is encoded by the coding sequence ATGAAGCGCGCCGCCGGTTTCACCCTGCTGGAGCTGTTGATCGCCATCGCCATTTTCGCGCTCTTGGCGCTCGGCACCTGGCGCATGCTTGGCGCGGTGCTGGACAGCGACGAAGCCACCCGCGAGCAGGAGCGGCAACTGCGGGAGCTGGTGCGTGCGATGTCCGCCTTCGAGCGGGATGTCCGCCAGCTGTCGGCGCGTCCGGTCCGCGATGCCTATGGCGAGGCTCGACCTGCCCTGCTCGGGGAGCGGCTGGGCGACAACGACAGCCTGGAGTTCACCCGCAGCGGCTGGCGCAATCCCACGGGCGCCCAACGGTCGCGCCTGCAGCGGGTGCGCTGGCAGCTCAGCGGGGAACGCCTGGAGCGGCGCTACTGGACGGTGCTGGACCAGGCCCAGGACAGCCAGCCCCGGATTCAGGCCGCCCTGGATGGGGTCACCGGGCTCCGGCTGCGCTACCTGGACGACAGTGGCGAATGGCGGGATGCCTGGCCGCCGGCGGCGCTGGAGGAGAACGAACGACTGGATCGCCTGCCCCGTGCCCTGGAGCTGACGCTGGCGCACCGGCGCTACGGCGATTTGCGCCGCGTCCTGCGGCTGGTGGAAACGCCGCCGCCCGAGCAGGTCGAGGCGGGCAACGGCCAGCAGGACGCGGAACAGGACACCCGTGACGGCGACGAGGAGCCTGTCCGATGA
- the gspK gene encoding type II secretion system minor pseudopilin GspK — protein sequence MKRQAGVALLTVMLVVAVVTLVSAGLIARTQLAIRSSGNELQARQAAQYALGGEALAKAILLRDLRQGDPRTPVDHLGEAWARPITTFALDDGGSLSVRIEDPSGRFNLNGLVRNGQFNEQGIRQFRRLLLRLGIEAPYAERLVDWLDADQEPYGPNGAEDNQYLLLQPPYRAANHAMSDVSELRLLAGMTELDYRKLLPYITALPGDATLNVNTASALVLSSLADNLDAGAGGLLAAARGATGFASLDAFLGQPALAGMGLEAQGLAVGSRYFQVITEVRLGGRRQVLVSTLQRGRDGKVRVLSRDLGQGGLPPAPIKEPQS from the coding sequence ATGAAGCGGCAGGCGGGCGTGGCCCTGCTGACCGTGATGCTGGTGGTGGCGGTGGTCACCCTGGTCAGCGCCGGCCTGATCGCCCGCACCCAGTTGGCGATCCGCTCCAGCGGCAACGAGTTGCAGGCGCGCCAGGCGGCCCAGTACGCCCTCGGTGGCGAAGCACTGGCCAAGGCCATCCTCCTGCGCGACCTGCGCCAGGGCGATCCACGGACGCCGGTGGACCATCTGGGAGAGGCCTGGGCGCGCCCGATCACCACCTTTGCGCTGGACGACGGCGGCTCCCTCAGCGTACGCATCGAAGACCCCAGCGGACGCTTCAACCTCAATGGACTGGTGCGCAACGGCCAGTTCAATGAGCAGGGCATTCGTCAGTTCCGCCGCCTGCTGCTGCGCCTGGGCATCGAAGCGCCCTACGCCGAGCGGCTGGTGGACTGGCTCGACGCCGACCAGGAGCCTTACGGCCCCAACGGCGCCGAGGACAACCAGTACCTGCTGCTGCAGCCGCCCTACCGCGCGGCCAATCACGCCATGAGCGACGTCTCCGAACTGCGCCTGCTGGCCGGCATGACGGAGCTGGACTACCGCAAGCTGTTGCCCTACATCACGGCGCTGCCGGGCGATGCCACCCTCAATGTCAACACCGCGAGCGCCCTGGTCCTGTCCAGCCTGGCCGACAACCTGGATGCCGGGGCGGGCGGTCTGTTGGCGGCGGCCCGGGGCGCCACCGGCTTTGCCAGTCTCGACGCCTTCCTTGGCCAGCCGGCCCTGGCGGGCATGGGGCTGGAAGCCCAGGGACTGGCCGTGGGCAGCCGCTATTTCCAGGTGATCACCGAGGTGCGTCTCGGCGGTCGCCGCCAGGTTCTGGTGAGTACCCTGCAGCGCGGCCGCGACGGCAAGGTACGGGTTCTCTCTCGTGATCTCGGGCAGGGCGGCTTGCCGCCTGCGCCCATCAAGGAGCCACAGTCATGA